A stretch of Arctopsyche grandis isolate Sample6627 chromosome 9, ASM5162203v2, whole genome shotgun sequence DNA encodes these proteins:
- the LOC143917073 gene encoding phospholipase A1-like: MFALKQTVLISAFMLIILKSCSSDDILEKLMVNSDDTITFMDAWENLHNIDSKAPEPVKCSRIGRAASKLKWLLDFSSERNSTVDFFLSTRKNRTAALITNEALDRKIIKHFHPKKTTYVIVHGWLSNASASWVVDMKEALLDWDDANVISVDWSSGGSTLKYWKAVKNIETVGNNIATMLQRLMQITGMPKKSFHLIGHSLGAHISSYAAVKMGTVRRITGLDPAHTCAITSNNEYLLDKTDADFVDVIHTSATLLVKFGFGTRSAIGHVDFYPNGGEKQPECYERKRNPLSRFIPFYRKATEGVCNHGRAYDLFTESLKKTDCHYIGHAWNRTTESVQPSIDAPCTIQTCTLMGIYADRSIARGSFYVPTKTEKSYCDRFNDILKGIVPKYKSRPTSG, translated from the exons ATGTTCGCCTTAAAACAAACCGTTTTAATATCAGCTTTCATGCTGATTATTCTCAAATCCTGCTCCTCAGACG acATTTTAGAAAAATTGATGGTTAATTCAGATGACACCATAACTTTCATGGATGCTTGGGAGAATTTGCACAATATTgat AGTAAAGCACCTGAACCAGTTAAGTGCTCTCGCATTGGAAGAGCAGCCTCTAAATTAAAATGGCTGTTGGATTTTTCTTCGGAACGCAATAGCACCGTCGATTTCTTTCTGTCTACAAGGAAAAATCGTACTGCTGCCCTAATAACAAATGAAGCACTCGATAGAAAGATCATAAAACACTTCCATCCCAAAAAAACCACTTACGTTATAGTCCACGGTTGGTTAAGCAACGCTAGTGCCTCTTGGGTCGTTGATATGAAGGAAGCGTTGTTGGATTGG gATGACGCCAATGTGATCTCGGTAGATTGGAGTAGTGGTGGAAGTACTTTGAAATACTGGAAGGCAGTCAAAAATATCGAAACCGTTGGAAACAACATAGCAac AATGTTACAACGGCTCATGCAAATAACAGGAATGCCCAAAAAAAGTTTCCATCTCATTGGTCACAGTCTTGGAGCTCACATCAGCTCTTACGCTGCGGTCAAAATGGGAACAGTCCGCAGAATCACTG GCTTGGATCCAGCTCATACCTGTGCCATTACATCGAACAATGAGTATCTTCTTGATAAAACCGATGCTGATTTTGTAGATGTAATTCATACTAGCGCAACTTTGCTAGTAAAATTTGGATTCGGAACACGTAGTGCCATAG GTCATGTCGATTTTTATCCAAATGGAGGAGAGAAACAGCCTGAATGTTATGAAAGAAAACGCAATCCCCTCTCGAgatttattccattttataGAA AAGCAACAGAAGGAGTTTGTAATCACGGTCGAGCTTATGACCTCTTTACAGAAAGTTTGAAGAAGACTGATTGCCATTACATTGGACATGCATGGAATCGCACTACAGAAAG CGTGCAACCGAGTATTGATGCACCATGCACAATTCAAACCTGCACTTTGATGGGAATTTATGCAGATCGTTCAATAGCTCGAGGCTCCTTCTATGTGCCGACGAAAACCGAAAAATCGTATTGCG ATcgattcaatgacatcttaaaaggAATCGTCCCCAAATACAAGTCCCGTCCTACAAGTGgttaa